TACTACCCGGAGGCTCCCGGCGGACGCCTCGGTGGCCGGTCCGTCGAGCCCCGCCCCTTCGACGCCCGTCGACTCGGCGACGATCTCAAGACCCTGCATCCGCAATACACCAAGGCGCCGCTGAACATGGTGGTGCTGCAGTCGGACTACCGCTGGCTCAACACCGGCCTCCGCCATTGGCGGGGTCCGCTGCGCATGGCCAAGGTCGGCAGCCGCTTCTTCTGGGCACGGTCGCGGGGCAAGAAGCTCATCGCCATGGGTGCGGCTCTGGCCGCCGAACTCCTGCTCGGTGTCCGTCAGCTCGGCGTACCGCTGAAGCTGAACACCGGCCTGACCGACCTGATCACCGAGGACGGCCGGGTCGTCGGCGTGATCGCCGAATCCGACGGCACCACGTTCCCCATCCATGCGCGCCGCGGCGTCATCCTGGCGTGCGGCGGGTTCGAGAACAACCCCGAGATGCGACGCAAATACCAGCGCGACCCCATCGGCTCGGACTGGACGACGGGCGCTCCGTCGAACACGGGCGACGGCATCAACGCCGGCCTGAAGATCGGTGCGTCGGTGTCGTTGATGGACGACTCGTGGTGGGGCCCGACCATCCCACTTCCGCGTGGGCCGTGGTTCGCGCTGTCCGAACGCGCGGTGCCCGGCACCTTCATGGTGAACGAGCGCGGCGAGCGTTTCATGAACGAATCGCTTCCCTATGTCGAGGCCGTCCACCAGATGTACGGCGGCGAGTTCGGCCACGGCGACGGGCCCGGCGAGAACGTGCCGGCCTGGCTGATCATGGATCAGACCTGCCGCAACCGCTACCTCTTCGCCGGCATCAATGCGCGCCAACCGCTTCCGAAGAAGTGGTTCGAGTCGGGTGTGGTCGTCAAGGCCGACACGATCGCCGAACTCGCGGAGAAGACCGGCCTTCCGGGCGATGCCCTGTCGGCGACGACCGCACGTTTCAACGGATTCGCCCGCTCCGGCGTCGACGCCGATTTCGGCCGCGGCACAAGCGGTTACGACCACTACTACGGCGACATCACGAACAAGCCCAACCCCAGCCTCGGTGCACTCACCAAGGCCCCGTACTACGCCGTCAAGATGGTGCCCGGAGACCTCGGGACCAAGGGCGGTCTCGAGACCGACGCCGCCGGTAGGGCATTGCGTGCCGACGGATCGGTCATCGAGGGCCTGTATGCGGCCGGCAACACCAGCGCGCCGGTCATGGGCCACACCTACGCCGGCCCCGGCGCCACCATCGGTCCCGCGCTCGTCTTCGGATATCTCGCCGCCCTCGACGCCGCGGCGAAGACCGAGACCGCTACACCGTCCACCAGCAGCACAGGAGCCTGATCACCGTGCCCATCGATCCATCCATCGCCGTCGGCGCCGATCTCGGCGAGGTCTCGTTCGAATGGTCGGCCTCCGACGTCGCGCTCTATCACCTCGCCATCGGCGCTGCGGCGGACCCGATGGATGCTGCGGGACTCGCCTATGTCGACGACGTCGCGCCGAAGGTGCTGCCGTCCTTCGCCACCGTCGCGGCGTCGTTCCATGCCACCGAGCCGCCGAAGGTCTCGTTCCCGGGCATCGACATCGACCTGGCCAAGGTGGTGCACGGCAGCCAGCAGGTGACCGCGCACCGACCGCTGTCGGCCGGCGGCAAGGCCACCACGCGCACCACGATCGTCGAGGTGCAGGACAAGGGATCGGCCGCGGTGATCATCCAGGAATCGGTGACTTCCGACGACGCCGGAGAACCCCTGTGGACGGCACGTTCGTCGATCTTCGCGAAGGGTGAGGGCGGCTTCGGTGGCGAACGCGGATCATCGAGCAAGGTGCACTACCCCGATCGTGCACCGGACCACCGACTCGCGGTGCCGACCCTGCCGCAGCAAGCGCTGCTGTACCGCCTGTGCGGGGACCGCAATCCGCTGCACAGCGACCCCGAGTTCGCTGCGGGAGCCGGTTTTCCTCGCCCCATCCTGCACGGACTCTGCACCTACGGCACGGTGTGCCGGGCGGTCACCGACGCCGTACTCGATGGTGACGTGACCGCGGTCCGCGACTATTCGGCATCGTTCGCAGGAGTGGTGTTCCCCGGCGAGACGTTGAACGTGACCGTCTGGGATCAGGGCGAGCAGCTCCTCGTCACCGCCACCGTCGCCGACCGCGACGACGCGCCCGCCCTGGGCAACGTCGTCCTCGGCGTCGCACGCTGACCCCGACTCACGTCGTCGGCAGTTGAGCAACCAACGCCGATAGCTCGTCGTCGGTGGGCACGCTTCGGGCGAAGATGATGCGGTAGAGCAGGAAGCCTGCCCAGCTGTCGAGGACGACGTCGATCGGCAGTGCGGCAGGCAATTCCGATCGCAGGACCCCACGCCGCAGGATCTCCGCTCCCGGCTCGAATCGTGCCCGGACGATCTCGCGGATCTCGACCTGACCGGCTTCGCCGCGTTCCGCGAGAGCTCCCGCCACCACGGACGGGCCGCCGAGCAGGGTCAGCGTATGCCTCAGGTCACGCAGATACGTCATCGCATCCTCACGGACGGATCCCGTGTCGGGCGTCGGCGGCGCGGCGAGATCCGCGGCAAAGGCGTCGGTGATGACGGCGGCCTTCGTCGACCAACGCCGGTACAGCGATGCCTTGCCCACTCCCGCTCGGGCGGCGATCGCTTCCATCGTCACCTGGTGATAGCCCAGCTCGTCGATGAGCTGGCGCGTCGCACCCAGGATCTTGTCGCCGACCGCTTCGTCGCGCGGCCGGCCTCGCCCGCGCGGACGTCCCGTCTCGTTGTCGGTCATACCCGCCCTCCCGATCACCGCCCTCCGGAATATCGGAACGTGGCGTCTCGTTAATATGACTGTACGACCCGCCGACGGGACGGGCCGACCTTTCACGAAAGAAGGTTCGCACCATGACTGCTCGATTCACCGACAAGGTAGTGCTCATCACGGGCGCGGGTTCGGGGCTCGGCCGGGCCACCGCGACACAGGTCGCCGGCGAAGGCGCCGCCCTGGCACTGGTGGACGTCGACGAGAAGGGGCTCGCCGACACCGCCGCGGCGATCAGTGAGGTCGCATCCGGCGCGAAGGTGATCCAGATCGTCGCCGACGTCTCCGACGAGGACGCCGTGCGGCGCTATGTCGACCAGACCGTCGAGACCTTCGGCCGCATCGACGGCTTCTTCAACAACGCCGGCATCGAGGGGAAACAGAACCTCACCGAGGACTTCGGCAGTGACGAGTTCGACAAGGTGGTCTCCATCAACCTGCGCGGGGTGTTCCTCGGCCTGAAGCACGTACTCGCGGTGATGAAGGAGCAGGGCGCGGGCAACGTCGTGAACACCGCGTCCGTCGGCGGGATCCGCGGCGTCGGCAACCAGTCCGGTTACGCGGCCGCCAAACACGGCGTGGTGGGACTGACCCGCAACTCGGGTATCGAGTACGGACAGTTCGGCGTGACGGTCAAGGCCATCGCCCCCGGAGCGATCATGACCCCGATGGTCGAGGGCTCCCTCAAGCAGATCGACCCCGACAACTGGGAGGACGTCGGCCGCGAATTCGTCAGCGTGAACCCGATGAAGCGCTTCGGACGTCCCGACGAGGTCGGCCACCTGGTCGCGTTCCTGCTCTCCGACCAGGCGTCGTTCATCAATGCCACCGTCATCCCGATCGACGGCGGACAGTCCGAGAAGTACTGACCACTCAGAGGCGGGTGCGCACCGGACGTGGCGTGCACCACACCCCGGTGCGCGTTCACCCGGCACCGATCGCCGGGCAGTAGTCTCGACGCGGACAAATCCGCCATCAGCTGCCGCCCGCCGATCGGGCCTCCCGCTAGGAGATCTCATGAGTGACTCGCTGCTGTCCCTGCTCGACACCGACCGCGCCGGAGTGGTCGGCGACCTCGCCGTCGTGATCGACGCCGAGGTGTCTGATCAAAAGGGATTGAGCGGTGCCGCGGTGAAGACCGCGTATGCGGCGGCTCAGAAGGTCAAGCCCGGCGTCGTGAAGTCGGCGACGGACAAGATGCTCCCGGACTTCCTGAGCGCCCTGCAGCCACTGTGGGATTCGAAGCCGGCCGGCGTGGCGTTCGGCGATCACCTCGTGGCCAACAGCGATACGGCGGCCGAGGCCTTGCTGACGGTGACCGACGACCAGGCGTCGACGGCCAAGCCGGCGCTGGCGAAGGCCTACAACTCGTTGCGCGGTAAGGCGAAAGGCTATGTCGTCGCGGCACTGCCCAGGGTCGGCGCCGCGATCGAGAAGCACGCCGCCCGCTAGGGCGACCTGCTCGCCTCTGCGGCCTACGCCGCAGAGGTCACGATGAGCAGCAGGCCGACGACGACCGCGACGAGAGCCGCGAGCATCGACAGCACACGCCATACGTGCACACGCGTCGGTGAGTAGTCGGTACCTTGTGAAGAGGCGACCTGGGGTGAGGCCATGATCTCTCACTTTCGGTTGTCCGGATCCCGTCGACCCGGTGGGTGGCGATCCCCCGCTTCTGTTACTGCAGTGATAAATGTGTCACATGTTGCGCTCAGGTTGGGGTCGCCGACACCGCGTGTCTCGGTCACGAAAAGGCAACACCCGCGCCGCGGATCTGATGAGGTGAGGCGATGCGCCCGAGGATGAGTCGAGATGACCTGCGTGCGGCGTGGCTGATTCTGATCGCGTGCGCAGCGGTGAGCATGGTCGTCGCCGCGATGGCCGCGCTGAACACCGCGTTGCCCGACATCGCGATCGACATCGGAGCCGACACCGGACAGATGACGTGGATCGTCGACGGCTACACCCTCGCACTGGCCGCGCTACTGCTCCCCGCGGGGGCTATCGGAGATCGCTTCGGCCGTCGAGGTGTCCTGATCGTCGGCCTGATCATCTTCGGAATCGCGTCGCTGCTGGCCATCTGGGTCAACGGTCCCACCCAGCTGATCGCCACCCGCTGCCTCGCCGGTGCCGCAGCGGCCCTCATCATGCCGACCACGCTGTCGCTGATCACCTCGGGCGTCCCCGAGTCCAGACGCGCTCTGGGCGTCAGCATCTGGGCGGCGATCGCGGGTGGTGGAGCCATCGCCGGTTTCCTCGTCACCGGCATCCTGCTCGAGTTCTTCTCGTGGCATTCGATCTTCATCACGTTCGCCGTGTCGTCGGCGCTGTCGGCAGCTCTGTGCCTGACCATCGGTACGTCGCGAGATCGAGATCCGGGCGCGTTCGATTTCCCCGGCACCATCACCTCGATCCTGTCGGTCACCGGAATCGTGTTCGGCCTGCTCGAGGCGCCCCATCGCGGCTGGAACGACCCGCTCGTCCTGATCTGCCTCGTCGGTGGCATCCTGCTCATCGGCGTGTTCTGTGTCATCGAGATGCGCCGCACCTCACCATTGCTCGACATCCGACTGTTCACCAACCGCGCGTTCGGCTCGGGCGCATTGTCGGTGGCGATGCAGTTCCTCGGCTCGTTCGGCATGTTCTACCTTCTGCTCCAGCAACTCCAGTTGGTCTTCGGATACTCCCCTCTCCAATCGGCACTCGCGCTCATGCCGTTCGTCGCGGGTGTCGGTGTGTTCTCGCTGATCGGCAACTACGTCGCCGTTCGATTCCACTCGCTCCGCTACTTCATCAGCGGAGGCATCCTGCTCGCCGGCATCGGCATCGTCCTCTTGGGCGCGCTCGACTACGACGACTACTGGACGATGGCGTGGATCCTCGGAGTCTTCGCGACCGGCATCGGGTTGGCGACCGCTCCGTCGACCACCGCGATCATGTCCAACACCCCGTTTGACAACCAGGGCATCGGATCGGCGGTCAACGACACCGCGCGCGAGGTCGGCGCCGCCATCGGCATCGCACTGTCCGGCAGCATCATGGCCGCGGGGTACACCGCACGGATCGGACCCGTCGCCGACGAGGCGAGCGCCCAGATGGTCGCCGCCGGACAGCAGCAGACCGCGGCCGGCGACCCGGCCGGCGGGCAATCGCTGATCGCCCAGGCCGACGTCGTGTCCGATCACATCCGACAATCCCTGGCCGAGGCGACCGCAGTCGCCGACCGCCTCGCGGGGCAGGCGAAACCGCTCGCCGACCAGATCCTCGACGGCGCCCGCGAGGCGTTCGTGGGCCCGATGAATCAGGCATACATGGTGCTCGGTGCGGTGCTCGTCGCCAGCTCGGTGCTGCTGTTCTGGTTGACGCCGCGGCGCATGGTCGAGGAGTCAGCGAATCCCCTGCCGCCTGACGCGCAGGGCGAGGAGAGCGTGGTCGAGCCCCGGATGGGCGGCTGAATGTCGCGAGACCGCCGGTGATCTCGGCCGACGGAGTCGTCGGAGCCGGACTCTCCATCGCCCTGCTCGTCGCCGTCATCGCGTTCACGATGACGGCTCGGCGACTTCCCCCGGCCGTCGTCGCCGTGCCGGCGGCGATGCTGGTGGTCGCCACCGGCCTCGCATCTTGGTCAAGTGCCGCAGATGAACTCGAGTTCATGGCGCCGACCATCGGCTTCCTCGCGGCGATGCTGGTGGTCGCCGATGTCTGTGGCCGGACCGGCGTCTTCGCCTGGCTGGGTGCGCTGATGTCGCACTGGAGCCGCGGATCACCGAACCGGTTGTTGCGCATCGTGTTCGCCGTTGCCGCCGCGGTGACCGCCATCCTCAGCCTGGATGCGACCATCGTGCTGCTGACGCCGCTCGCCGTCGCCGCTGCACGCCGAATCGGCGCGCGGGTGTCACCGGTCAGCATGGCCACAGCACATCTGGCCAACAGTGCCTCGACGCTGATGCCTGTCTCGAACCTGACCAATCTCATCGCCTTCTCGGCGACCGGTCTCACGTTCCTGGGCTTCACCGCGACGATGGCCGCCCCCTGGATCGTCGCGATCCTGGTGGAGTACCTGATCTTCCGGTTCTTCTTCGCCAGAGACCTACGGGCACGAGCGATTCCGCAGGCCGCCGTCCCCGATGATCGACCGGATGAGAGTCGCGACGACCCGCCGGCGCCCCGGTGGACCCTGACCTGCCTCGCACTGCTGCTGATCGGGTTCCTCATCGCCGAACCACTCGACGTCCCGTTGGTGGCGGTCGCCGCGGGTGGCGCGGCATTGATGGCGTTGCCCGTGCTGTTCGCCGAGCGCGGCGCCGGCGCGCTGCAGATGGTGCGGGCCGCGGACATCCCGTTCCTCGCGTTCGTCGCGGCCCTGGGTGTCGTGATCCTCCCGGTGCAGCAAGGACCGCTCGGCGACGCGGTGGCCCACCTCATCCCCGACGGCACCGGCCTGATCGCCTTGCTGATCGTCGCCGTACTGGCTGCGGCCCTCGCGAATGTCCTCAACAACCTGCCGGCCACGCTGCTGTTGGTGCCGCTGGTCGCACACCAACCCGAGTTGGTCCTCGCGGTGCTGCTCGGGGTGAACATCGGCCCGAATCTGGCCTACTTCGGCTCGCTCGCCACCCTGCTGTGGCGGGATGTGATGCGGCGCCAGACCACATCACCCCCGCCGTCGCGCCGCTATCTGCTGCTCGGTGCCCTTGCCGTGCCGCCGACCCTGATCGCGGCCGTGCTGGCCCTCTGGATCTCGTTGCAGGTCACCTGAGTCCGATCAGGTGGCGGCGCCGGCAACCTCGGCGGCGCCGGCCGCAGCACCCTTGGCCCAGCGATAGTCGGCCTTGCCTGCCGGGGTCCGCTTCACCTCGTCGACGAAAACGACTGTGCGCGGCGCCTTGTAGCGTGCCAGCGTCTCGCGGCAGTGATCCTGGATCTCCTCGAGCGTGGGTTCGACGGCACCGTCGGCGACCTGGATGACCGCGGCCACCCGCTGCCCGTACCGTTCATCGGGCACGGGCACGACGAGGGCGTCCGCGACCGCCGGATGGGCGTGCAGAGTCGCCTCGACCTCTTCGGCGTACACCTTCTCCCCACCGGTGTTGATGCACTGGGATCCGCGACCGAGGAACACGATCGTGCCGTCCGCTTCCACCGTGCCCATGTCACCGAGAATCGAGATGCGCGTGCCGTCCGGCAGGGTCGGGAACGTCTTTGCGGTCTTCTCCTCGTCCTTGTAGTAGCCGAGGGGGACATTGCCGATCCGGGCGATGTACCCGACCTCGCCGGAACCGGGCTCGATCTTGTGGTGTCGCTCGTCGACGACCATCATCTTGTCCGACGGCGGTACCCGTAGATTGCCGTTGTCGTCCATCATGATCTCGCCGTCGTTACCCGACTCCGACGCACCGAAGTTGTCGCGCAGCACCAGATCCGGCTTCACGGCCAGGAACCGGTCGCGAACATGCTGCGACCAGATCGCGCCGCCCGAAGTCACCGAGAACAGCGACGACAGGTCGACCTCACCGGCCCGCCGCTCGAACTCCTCGACCAGCGGCATGCCCATCGCGTCGCCGACGATGAGGATGATCTGGACCCCTTCCTTCTCCACCTCCGCCACGATCGCGGTCGGGTTGAAGTCGCGCTGGATGACCAGGCGGCCACCCAGGGTGAAGAAGGTGAACAGTGAGTACGACGCGGCGCCGTGCATCAACGGCGCGGCGAGCAGGAAGGCGATCGACGGGAAATCCTTCACCGCCGTTGCGATCTCGGCAAGATCCTTGCGCGCGTCGCCGTACGGGTTACCACCCGAGAGCGGTTTGCGGAAGAAGTCGTCGTGCTGCCACATGACGCCCTTGGGGTAGCCGGTGGTGCCGCCGGTGTAGAGCAGGTACAGCTCTTCGCCGTTGCGCTCCTCGAAGTCCCGTACGGTCGGCGTCTGCTCGGCGTCGGCGAAGGACACGATGTCGACCGACCGGTCGCCGGGCAGATCCACGGCCGCGTCGGAGAGCTCGTTCTCGAGTTCACCGATCACGAAAACAGTCCGCACACTGGGAAGTTCGGGTAGCAACTGCGCGACACTGCGCTGGTGCTCGGGCAGCTCGACGATGATCGCACGCGAATCGGAATTGTCGAAGATGTAGTGCAGTTCGGAGTTCGTGTAGCGGTAGTTGATGTTGACCGGGACTGCGCGGACCTTCAGCAGACCCAACAGGCTGGTGACATGCTCGACGCTGTTCTTCAGGAACAGCGAGACGTTGTCATGCGCGCCGATTCCCGCGGCGGACAGCATGTGTGCGACCTGGTTGGACAGGCGGTCGAGTTCGGCATAGCTGATCTGCCGACCCTCGTAGCTCAGCGCGATGCGCTCCGGCACCGAATCCGCGACCGTCTCGAACACATCGGCCAGATTGAACTTCATGTCTACTCCTTGCTGAGCTCGCCGTTAATGGCTGGACTGTGTGAGAACCAAGCCGCTGGTGGGGACCCCCGTACCCGCGGTGACGACAACCTTCTCGGCATTCTCGACCTGGTTGACCGAGTCGCCGCGGATCTGTCGGACGGCCTCGGCGATCCCGTTCATGCCGTGGATGTAGGCCTCGCCGAGCTGACCACCGTGCGTGTTGAGCGGGAGGCGGCCACCCACCTCGAGTGCACCGGGCTCGCGAACGAAGTCCTTGGCCTCACCCCGACCACAGAAGCCGAGTTCCTCCAACTGCATCAGCGTGTACGGCGTGAAATGGTCGTAGAGGATCGCCAGATCCATGTCGGCGGGACCGAGTCCGGACTGCTGCCAGAGCTGACGACCCACGAGTCCCATCTCCGGCAGCCCGGCGAGGTCGTCGCGGTAGTAGCTGGACATGATGAACTGGTCGTCGGCGCTGCCCGCGGCCGCTCCCGCGATGACCGCGGGGCGGTGTGGCAGATCGCGGGCCCGTTCGGCGGACACCACGACGATCGCGACGCCGCCGTCGGATTCCTGACAACAGTCGAGCAGATGCAGCGGCTCGGCGATGTAGCGGGACGACTGGTGATCGTCCAGGGTGATCGGCTTGCCGTGGAAGAACGCGTTGGGGTTGACCGCGGCATGCTTGCGGTCGACGACGGCGATGCGTCCGAAATCCTCACTGCTGACGCCATACTCGTGCATGTATCGTTGTGCGACCATGGCCACGAAGGCCGCCGGGGTGGACAGACCGTGTGGATAGGAGAAGGCGTTGTCGGTGCCCGACGAGTTCTCCTGATTGGCGACGGCGCTGTTGACCTGACCGAAGCGCAGCCCGGACCGCTCGTTGAAGGCGCGATAGGCGACGACGACGTCGGCGACACCGGTGGCGACCGCCATCGCGGCCTGCTGCACGGTGGCGCACGCGGCGCCGCCACCGTAATGGATACGGGAGAAGTAGGTCATCTCCTTGATGCCGACCGCACGGGCCACCGCGATCTCGGCGTTGGTGTCCATCGTGAACGAGACCAGGCCGTCGACGTCGGCGGGGGTCAGCCCGGCGTCCGCCACCGCCGCGGACACGGCCTCGGCGGCCAGCCGCAACTCGCTGCGCCCAGAATCCTTGGAGAACTCCGTGGCGCCGATCCCGGCGATCGCCGCCTTCCCCGACAGCGCCGCCATCACTGCCCTCCGCCGATGGTCAGGGTGACCGTGGAGATCACGTGCTTGCCCAGGGAATTGGTACCGGTCACCGCAACGGTGACGACACCGTCGGTGACGTCGGTGACCTCGCCGGTGAAGGTCACCGAATCGTACGCGTACCAGGGGACGCCGAGCTTCAGGTTGATCGACCGGATGCGTGCGGTCGCGCCGGCCCAGTCGGTGACGAACCGTTCGACAAGGCCGGTGTCGGTGAGGATGTTGACGAAGATGTCCTTGGACCCCTTGGCCTGCGCGAGATCCCGGTCGTGGTGCACGTCCTGGAAGTCCCGGGTGGCCAGCGCCGTCGACACGACGAACGTCGGCGTCGCATCGATCGTCAGCGGCGGCAGCGTATCCGACACACGAACCGGTTGTGGCGCAAGTGCTGTCACTTCTCCCCCTCCTCGTGGGCGGGCTTCCACGCGTACAGTGTCCAGGCATCGGTGCCGGCGTCGTCGTCGGCCGGAAAGTCCAGGAACGTCACCTCGACCGGTAGCCCGATCCGCACCTGATCGGGTGCGATGTCACGTAGTTCACCGAGCATGCGAACACCTTCGTCGAGCTCGACGAGGGCGACGACGAACGGCAGCTGCCGGCCCGGCACCTTCGGCGCATGATGGACGACGAAGCTGAACACGGTGCCGCGACCCGACGCGACGATGTAATCGGTCTGCGGCACAACACCATCGGAGTCGCGTGGCTTCCAGATCGCCGGAATCGGAGGGTGCCGCAGTGTGCCGTCCTCCACCTGCTGGACGCGCAGTTCATGCCCGGCGACGCCATCCCAGAAGAACGCCGTGTCGCGCGAGACGCTGGGCTTGAGCATGCGGGTGGGGTCGAGATCGTCGGGGAGGCCCGACGCCTCGCCGGTCGTCGCGACCTCTTTCGCCGGTGGCCGGAACTTGAGGATGCGGAAGGACATCTCCGCGACCACCTCGTCCTCGACCGACCAGATGTTGCGGGTGGTGAAGAACCAGCCCTCGCCGAGTGCGGTGTTCTTGGGCCCCACCACGTCGATGAGTTCGGCGGACAGATTCACCGTCTCACCGGGCTCGGTGTAGCGGTGGTAGACGGTGTCGCAGTTGGTCGCGACCACCGAGGTGTAGCCGGCGTCGTCGAGGAGTTCGGTGGCGCGGCCCAGCGGGTCGTCGTCGGTCCGCTGACCGTGCAACCCGCGCATCGTCCAGACCTGCGCCATGGCCGGTGGTGCGACGACACCCGCGTGACCCGCTGCGCGCGCGGCAGATTCGTCGACGTAGATGGGGTTCTCGTCGCCCATCGCCTCGACCCAGTTGTTGATCATCGGCTGATTGATCGGATCGCGACCGGTGACGGGCGCACTACGGCCGGCTGCCTTGATGGCCTCGGCGCCGGCGCGGATGTCGGTTGCGTTGGTCATCTGATCCCCTCGTCGGCGGGAGTGGTCTCGATACGCCCCTCGCCTAGCGGCTCGTGGCTACTCGACCAACGGGACAAGGGTGCCTTCACCGCTGGTCGAGTAGCCGACGAGCGGCAGCGAGGAGGCGTATCGAGACCACTCTCCCCGACCCTCATCGTTTCGCCCTCGGCAATCCGAGACCGGCGGTCGCGATCATGTCGCGCATCACCTCGTTGACCCCGCCGCCGAAGGTGATCACCACGTTGCGCTTCTGCTGGACGTCGAGCCATTCCACCAGGGCCGCGGTCTCCGGATCGGTGAAATCGCCGTAGCGCCCGACGATCTCGTTGATGAGCCGGCACACACGCTGCAACCGCTCGGTGGCGAACACCTTGGTCGCCGCCGCATCGGCCATCGAGATGGCCTCACCGGTCGACGCCACCTGCCAGTTCAGCAACTCGTTGATCCGCGCATAGGCCTCGATCTCGGCGAGTGCGCGGCGGACGTCGGGATGCTTGGCGATCACCGTGCCGTCGGAGCCGGGTTGCCCGGCCCACGCCCGGACTCGCGCGGCGAGGCCGTCGATCCTTCCGGCCGGGCCCAGCATGACCCTCTCGTGGTTGAGCTGAGTCGTGATCAGCTTCCAACCGTCACCCTCGTTGCCCACACGCATCGACACCGGCACGCGGACATCGTTGTAGTAGGTCGCATTGACGTGATGGGCACCGTCGGCGGTGATGATCGGGGTCCAGCTGAAGCCGGGATCAGTGGTGTCGACGATCAGGATCGAGATGCCCTTGTGCTTAGGCACGTCCTTGTCGGTACGCACGGCCAGCCAGATGTAGTCGGCGTCGTGAGCACCGGTGGTGAAGATCTTCTGGCCGTTCACCACGTAATGGTCACCGTCGAGAACGGCACTCGTGGTCAGCGACGCCAGATCGGTGCCCGCCTCGGGTTCGGTGTAGCCGATCGCGAAGTGGACCTCTCCGGCCAGGATGTCCGGCAGGAATTTCCGCTTGAGTTCGTCGGTGCCGTGCTGTTGCAGTGTGGGGCCGACGGTCTGCAACGTCACCGCGGGCAGCGGGATGTCGGCGCGGACGGCCTCGTTGGTGAAGATCTGCTGTTCGATCTCACCGAAACCCTTGCCGCCGTATTCCTTCGGCCAGCCGACCCCGAGCCGTCCGTCCTTGCCCATCTGCCGGATCACCTTGCGATAGGTCTCGCCGTGACGCTCGGTCAGCATGACCTCGACGTCTTCCGGGCTGACCAGGTTCGCGAAGTAGTCACGGAACTCGGCGCGCAGCGCCTTCTGCTCAGGGGTGAGATCAATGAACATCTGTTGCCTGCGCTTTCGGGTCGATACTCGTTTCCCGTCGCTGCGCCCGCCCCTGCCGCGCGTCGGAATCGTCGGCGATCTCGTCGAGACGGGCGTCGGTCCCCCCGATGAGCCGCGCGAGATCCTTGGCGATGGAGAAGTAGCGGTGTAGCGGGTAGGTGACGTCGACGCCGATCCCGCCGTGCAGGTGGGTCATCGTCCGGAGTGTCGCCGGGATCTCCGCGGCCAGCCAGTACCCGGCGATGCCGAGATCCTGTGTGGCATCGAGGCCTTCGGTCATCCGCCAGGCGGCCGCGGTGGTCGCCAGGTTCATCGAACGCCCGATGACATAGATGTCGGCGAGTTGCTGCCCGACGGCTTGGAAGAGTGCGATCGGCTTGCCGAACTGTTCGCGCCCGGTGACATGGTCGGCGGTGAGCCGGGT
This sequence is a window from Gordonia insulae. Protein-coding genes within it:
- the kstD gene encoding 3-oxosteroid 1-dehydrogenase, with amino-acid sequence MAGATEPADQHTSTTPETYDVVVVGAGAAGLSAAITAAASGLKTVIIEKSPYWGGSTSRSGGGVWIPNNSVLKRDGVDDTVDKAREYVHAIIGEHAPAERIDAYIDRGPEALDFLMKNAPLDLEWVKNYSDYYPEAPGGRLGGRSVEPRPFDARRLGDDLKTLHPQYTKAPLNMVVLQSDYRWLNTGLRHWRGPLRMAKVGSRFFWARSRGKKLIAMGAALAAELLLGVRQLGVPLKLNTGLTDLITEDGRVVGVIAESDGTTFPIHARRGVILACGGFENNPEMRRKYQRDPIGSDWTTGAPSNTGDGINAGLKIGASVSLMDDSWWGPTIPLPRGPWFALSERAVPGTFMVNERGERFMNESLPYVEAVHQMYGGEFGHGDGPGENVPAWLIMDQTCRNRYLFAGINARQPLPKKWFESGVVVKADTIAELAEKTGLPGDALSATTARFNGFARSGVDADFGRGTSGYDHYYGDITNKPNPSLGALTKAPYYAVKMVPGDLGTKGGLETDAAGRALRADGSVIEGLYAAGNTSAPVMGHTYAGPGATIGPALVFGYLAALDAAAKTETATPSTSSTGA
- a CDS encoding MaoC/PaaZ C-terminal domain-containing protein, encoding MPIDPSIAVGADLGEVSFEWSASDVALYHLAIGAAADPMDAAGLAYVDDVAPKVLPSFATVAASFHATEPPKVSFPGIDIDLAKVVHGSQQVTAHRPLSAGGKATTRTTIVEVQDKGSAAVIIQESVTSDDAGEPLWTARSSIFAKGEGGFGGERGSSSKVHYPDRAPDHRLAVPTLPQQALLYRLCGDRNPLHSDPEFAAGAGFPRPILHGLCTYGTVCRAVTDAVLDGDVTAVRDYSASFAGVVFPGETLNVTVWDQGEQLLVTATVADRDDAPALGNVVLGVAR
- a CDS encoding TetR/AcrR family transcriptional regulator → MTDNETGRPRGRGRPRDEAVGDKILGATRQLIDELGYHQVTMEAIAARAGVGKASLYRRWSTKAAVITDAFAADLAAPPTPDTGSVREDAMTYLRDLRHTLTLLGGPSVVAGALAERGEAGQVEIREIVRARFEPGAEILRRGVLRSELPAALPIDVVLDSWAGFLLYRIIFARSVPTDDELSALVAQLPTT
- a CDS encoding SDR family oxidoreductase, translating into MTARFTDKVVLITGAGSGLGRATATQVAGEGAALALVDVDEKGLADTAAAISEVASGAKVIQIVADVSDEDAVRRYVDQTVETFGRIDGFFNNAGIEGKQNLTEDFGSDEFDKVVSINLRGVFLGLKHVLAVMKEQGAGNVVNTASVGGIRGVGNQSGYAAAKHGVVGLTRNSGIEYGQFGVTVKAIAPGAIMTPMVEGSLKQIDPDNWEDVGREFVSVNPMKRFGRPDEVGHLVAFLLSDQASFINATVIPIDGGQSEKY
- a CDS encoding DUF6918 family protein, whose product is MSDSLLSLLDTDRAGVVGDLAVVIDAEVSDQKGLSGAAVKTAYAAAQKVKPGVVKSATDKMLPDFLSALQPLWDSKPAGVAFGDHLVANSDTAAEALLTVTDDQASTAKPALAKAYNSLRGKAKGYVVAALPRVGAAIEKHAAR
- a CDS encoding MFS transporter — protein: MSRDDLRAAWLILIACAAVSMVVAAMAALNTALPDIAIDIGADTGQMTWIVDGYTLALAALLLPAGAIGDRFGRRGVLIVGLIIFGIASLLAIWVNGPTQLIATRCLAGAAAALIMPTTLSLITSGVPESRRALGVSIWAAIAGGGAIAGFLVTGILLEFFSWHSIFITFAVSSALSAALCLTIGTSRDRDPGAFDFPGTITSILSVTGIVFGLLEAPHRGWNDPLVLICLVGGILLIGVFCVIEMRRTSPLLDIRLFTNRAFGSGALSVAMQFLGSFGMFYLLLQQLQLVFGYSPLQSALALMPFVAGVGVFSLIGNYVAVRFHSLRYFISGGILLAGIGIVLLGALDYDDYWTMAWILGVFATGIGLATAPSTTAIMSNTPFDNQGIGSAVNDTAREVGAAIGIALSGSIMAAGYTARIGPVADEASAQMVAAGQQQTAAGDPAGGQSLIAQADVVSDHIRQSLAEATAVADRLAGQAKPLADQILDGAREAFVGPMNQAYMVLGAVLVASSVLLFWLTPRRMVEESANPLPPDAQGEESVVEPRMGG